One segment of Macrotis lagotis isolate mMagLag1 chromosome 1, bilby.v1.9.chrom.fasta, whole genome shotgun sequence DNA contains the following:
- the LOC141494814 gene encoding mitoferrin-1-like isoform X2, with amino-acid sequence MSPVEVVKQRLQIYNSPHLTAFRCIQSIWVKEGIGAFYKSYTTQLTMNIPFQVIHFVTYEYVQDHINPKRTYNALSHIIAGGMAGAIAAAATTPLDVCKTLLNTQEKKALSMANVKQLTGMANAVRTIYQLGGVSGFFKGIAARVLFQIPSTALSWSVYEFFKYSLTKRES; translated from the exons ATGAGTCCTGTTGAAG TGGTAAAACAAAGACTTCAAATTTATAATTCTCCACACCTTACTGCATTCAGGTGTATCCAGTCTATATGGGTAAAAGAGGGAATTGGAGCATTTTATAAGAGTTATACTACTCAGCTAACTATGAATATTCCCTTTCAAGTGATACATTTTGTCACATACGAATATGTACAAGACCATATCAACCCCAAACGCACCTATAATGCGCTATCACATATTATTGCTGGAGGGATGGCTGGCGCCATTGCAGCAGCAGCGACCACACCCTTGGATGTCTGCAAAACTTTGCTAAATACCCAGGAGAAGAAGGCCCTTTCCATGGCCAACGTCAAACAACTTACTGGAATGGCCAATGCCGTTCGCACCATATACCAGCTTGGTGGAGTTTCTGGATTCTTTAAGGGTATTGCGGCACGAGTTCTTTTTCAGATTCCCTCCACGGCCCTTTCCTGGTCTGTGTATGagttctttaaatattctttgaCTAAGAGAGAATCATAA